A stretch of the Danio rerio strain Tuebingen ecotype United States chromosome 18, GRCz12tu, whole genome shotgun sequence genome encodes the following:
- the serf2a gene encoding uncharacterized protein LOC100149345 has product MTRGNQRELARQKNVKKHSDMQKGKRNDDGLSAAARKQRDAEIMQQKQKKAHEKGDSKAKQ; this is encoded by the exons ATGACGA GGGGAAATCAGCGTGAACTTGCTCGCCAAAAGAATGTCAAAAAACACAGTGATATGCAAAAGGGCAAGAGAAATGACGACGGTTTATCTGCTGCTGCCAGGAAGCAGAG AGATGCAGAAATAATGCAACAGAAGCAAAAGAAAGCCCACGAAAAAGGGGATTCTAAAGCCAAACAGTAG